In Labrys wisconsinensis, a single genomic region encodes these proteins:
- a CDS encoding fumarylacetoacetate hydrolase family protein, whose product MRVATFSIGGERRVGEVDLERGIILPFDLPPSQAEAGIPALIGRREVPARLSPVALERVEIEAPIPRPRRNIFCIGKNYHEHAHEFARSGFDSSAAAGAVPKAPIIFSKVPETVVPSAAPVLIDPAVSSAIDYEAELAVIIGRPGRGIRPEDAFAHVWGYTIVNDVTARDLQGRYSQWLVGKSQDTFCPMGPWAVTREAIDIADTGIRSYVNGDLRQDSNTKLLIFDIPTIIATISAGLTLLPGDVIATGTPAGVGIGFDPPRYLKAGDVVRIEIDGIGVLENRFEEARP is encoded by the coding sequence ATGCGCGTGGCCACGTTCTCGATCGGCGGCGAGCGACGGGTCGGCGAGGTCGACCTCGAACGCGGCATCATCCTGCCGTTCGACCTGCCGCCCTCGCAGGCCGAGGCGGGCATCCCAGCCCTGATCGGACGGCGCGAGGTGCCGGCCCGGCTCTCGCCGGTGGCGCTGGAGCGCGTCGAGATCGAGGCGCCGATCCCGCGGCCGCGGCGCAACATCTTCTGCATCGGCAAGAACTATCACGAGCACGCCCACGAGTTCGCCCGCAGCGGCTTCGATTCCAGCGCTGCCGCCGGCGCCGTGCCGAAGGCGCCGATCATCTTCTCCAAGGTGCCGGAGACCGTGGTGCCCTCCGCGGCCCCGGTGCTGATCGACCCCGCCGTCTCCAGCGCCATCGACTACGAGGCCGAGCTCGCCGTGATCATCGGCCGGCCGGGCCGCGGCATCCGGCCGGAGGACGCCTTCGCGCATGTCTGGGGCTACACCATCGTCAACGACGTGACGGCGCGCGACCTGCAGGGCCGCTATTCGCAATGGCTGGTCGGCAAATCGCAGGACACGTTCTGCCCGATGGGCCCCTGGGCGGTGACGCGCGAGGCGATCGACATCGCCGACACCGGCATCCGCTCCTACGTCAATGGCGACCTGCGCCAGGATTCGAACACGAAGCTGCTGATCTTCGACATCCCCACCATCATCGCCACCATCTCGGCCGGCCTCACCCTGCTGCCCGGCGACGTCATCGCCACCGGCACGCCGGCCGGGGTCGGCATCGGCTTCGACCCGCCGCGCTATCTCAAGGCCGGCGACGTGGTGCGCATCGAGATCGACGGCATCGGCGTGCTGGAGAACCGCTTCGAGGAAGCCAGGCCATGA
- a CDS encoding metal-dependent hydrolase family protein, translating to MADEGFYGSRWSSNGRDSESVLFTNVRVLDGTGDYPFTGEVLVQGNRIKQVTKGGSRFGAGNGGGGATVIDGMGATLMPGLIDAHLHLSWNNAPGIDPIQMMPPEEHILVTAEMAKLVLDAGFTAGRGAAAAKPRLDVVIRNFINEGRLPGPRYTAAGPEITTVGGLGDAAPSHIPHEGLNLGIVVSGPEEVRRTVRTLIKYGVDSIKLNLSGEEITGMRAEETPMSEEEVAMAAKEAKARGKILAAHARSSESVKQCIRHGIQNIYHASFADEEALDLLEAAKDRHFVAPGLAWLIRTARNAEEWGIKPGSRMAQLYERELEMAVETMRKMHRRGIRVLIGGDYGFAWTPQGTNARDIEYFVDMIGMSPMEAIQAATKYGGQIMGMGDELGQIREGFLADMILVDGDPLANVRILQERDRLLAIMKDGKFHKKPQMQEQRRRLLA from the coding sequence ATGGCAGACGAAGGCTTCTACGGCTCCCGCTGGAGCTCGAACGGGCGGGACTCGGAGTCGGTCCTGTTCACCAATGTCCGGGTGCTCGACGGCACGGGCGACTATCCCTTCACCGGCGAGGTGCTGGTGCAGGGCAATCGCATCAAGCAGGTGACCAAGGGCGGCTCGCGCTTCGGCGCCGGCAATGGCGGCGGCGGTGCCACCGTGATCGACGGCATGGGCGCCACGCTGATGCCCGGCCTGATCGATGCGCATCTGCACCTGTCCTGGAACAACGCGCCTGGCATCGACCCGATCCAGATGATGCCGCCGGAGGAGCACATCCTCGTCACGGCCGAGATGGCCAAGCTCGTGCTCGACGCCGGCTTCACCGCCGGTCGCGGCGCGGCGGCGGCCAAGCCGCGGCTCGATGTCGTCATCCGGAATTTCATCAACGAGGGGCGCCTGCCAGGGCCGCGCTACACCGCAGCGGGGCCGGAGATCACCACCGTCGGCGGCCTCGGCGACGCGGCGCCCTCGCATATCCCGCATGAGGGCCTCAACCTCGGCATCGTCGTGTCGGGACCGGAGGAGGTGCGCCGCACGGTGCGCACGCTGATCAAATACGGCGTCGACTCCATCAAGCTCAACCTGTCCGGCGAGGAGATCACCGGCATGCGGGCGGAGGAGACGCCGATGTCGGAGGAGGAGGTCGCCATGGCGGCCAAGGAGGCCAAGGCGCGCGGCAAGATCCTCGCCGCCCATGCCCGCTCCTCCGAGTCGGTCAAGCAGTGCATCCGCCACGGCATCCAGAACATCTACCATGCCTCCTTCGCCGACGAGGAGGCGCTCGACCTTCTGGAGGCGGCCAAGGACCGGCATTTCGTCGCCCCGGGCCTCGCCTGGCTGATCCGCACGGCGCGCAACGCCGAGGAATGGGGCATCAAGCCCGGCTCCAGGATGGCCCAGCTCTACGAGCGCGAGCTGGAGATGGCGGTGGAGACCATGCGCAAGATGCACCGGCGCGGCATCCGCGTGCTCATCGGCGGCGATTACGGCTTCGCCTGGACGCCGCAGGGCACCAATGCCCGCGACATCGAATATTTCGTCGACATGATCGGCATGTCGCCGATGGAGGCGATCCAGGCCGCGACCAAATATGGCGGCCAGATCATGGGCATGGGCGACGAGCTCGGCCAGATCCGCGAGGGCTTCCTCGCCGACATGATCCTGGTCGACGGCGACCCCCTCGCCAATGTCCGCATCCTGCAGGAGCGCGACCGCCTGCTGGCGATCATGAAGGACGGCAAATTCCACAAGAAGCCGCAGATGCAGGAGCAGCGCCGGCGCCTGCTGGCCTGA
- a CDS encoding branched-chain amino acid ABC transporter permease: MSSPANSASPASPASPASPASAELPEIDPAIVLTGLALLAYPFVASLFFTFQVGAYALVMGTIALSLMVLAGYGGMVSLAQMTVAGIAGYLVAILGTNGSGVLGLGWPWWLTAPAAILTAAVASALIGMLAVRTAGIYTIMITLAIATAFFYFVRQNYAWFNGFNGFHGITPPTLFGIYWRDPVPFYYLSLAVAAFFYGATVYAERSTFGLGLQAVRDNPRRMRALGFDVAAHRIFAFFLAGLIAGTAGVLLVWFNGQISPGTVSVSAAIDVLVIAVVGGLKRPIGPFLGAILFVLLKNFAIDLISADRFNTLIGATFLAIVLFSPDGLLGLWGKLKASGPARSLQDSLRQPPGRGGAR, from the coding sequence ATGAGCAGCCCGGCGAACTCAGCGAGCCCGGCGAGCCCGGCGAGCCCCGCGAGCCCGGCGTCGGCCGAGCTGCCCGAGATCGACCCGGCGATCGTGCTCACCGGCCTCGCCCTCCTGGCCTATCCCTTCGTGGCGAGCCTGTTCTTCACCTTCCAGGTCGGCGCCTATGCCCTGGTCATGGGCACCATCGCGCTGTCGCTGATGGTGCTGGCCGGCTATGGCGGCATGGTCAGCCTGGCGCAGATGACGGTAGCCGGCATTGCCGGCTATCTCGTCGCCATCCTCGGCACCAACGGCTCGGGCGTGCTCGGCCTCGGCTGGCCGTGGTGGCTGACGGCCCCGGCGGCGATCCTCACCGCGGCGGTCGCCAGCGCCCTGATCGGCATGCTGGCGGTGCGCACCGCCGGCATCTACACGATCATGATCACGCTGGCGATCGCCACCGCCTTCTTCTATTTCGTCCGCCAGAACTATGCCTGGTTCAACGGTTTCAACGGCTTTCACGGCATCACGCCGCCGACGCTGTTCGGCATCTACTGGCGCGACCCGGTGCCGTTCTACTATCTCAGCCTCGCGGTGGCCGCCTTCTTCTACGGCGCCACGGTCTATGCCGAGCGCTCGACCTTCGGGCTCGGCCTGCAGGCGGTCCGCGACAATCCAAGGCGCATGCGGGCGCTCGGCTTCGACGTCGCCGCCCACCGCATCTTCGCCTTCTTCCTCGCCGGCCTGATCGCCGGCACGGCCGGCGTGCTGCTGGTCTGGTTCAACGGGCAGATCTCGCCGGGCACGGTCAGCGTCTCCGCCGCCATCGACGTGCTGGTCATCGCCGTGGTCGGCGGGCTGAAGCGGCCGATCGGCCCCTTCCTCGGGGCGATCCTGTTCGTGCTGCTCAAGAACTTCGCCATCGACCTGATCAGCGCCGACCGCTTCAACACGCTGATCGGGGCGACCTTCCTCGCCATCGTGCTGTTCTCCCCCGACGGCCTGCTCGGCCTGTGGGGGAAGCTGAAAGCAAGCGGCCCGGCGCGATCCCTGCAGGATTCGCTGCGTCAGCCGCCGGGCCGCGGCGGTGCACGATGA
- a CDS encoding ABC transporter ATP-binding protein, with protein sequence MTGPAAGLDAAHGGDHALELAGVGRRFGALTALADISLKVKAGERRAVLGSNGAGKTTLFNTITGDFAPTSGSIRFFGEDITGFPVHERIRRGLRRTYQVSLLFAGLSVIDTIFLACRGVSRRRFSLRRPGPDEPTRAQAERIMHAVKLDESRDALVGALSHGQQRQLEVALALAGAPRFILFDEPAAGLSPAERRDLVQILTQLPAHIGFIIIEHDLDVALRVAERVTMMHEGRIFREGTPDEIESDPEVQAIYLGGGHG encoded by the coding sequence ATGACCGGACCGGCAGCCGGCCTCGACGCGGCGCACGGGGGCGACCATGCCCTCGAGCTCGCCGGCGTCGGCCGCCGGTTCGGCGCCCTCACCGCGCTCGCCGACATCTCGCTGAAGGTGAAGGCGGGCGAGCGGCGCGCGGTGCTCGGCTCGAACGGCGCCGGCAAGACGACGCTGTTCAACACCATCACCGGCGATTTCGCGCCGACCAGCGGCTCGATCCGCTTCTTCGGCGAGGACATCACCGGCTTTCCCGTGCACGAGCGCATCCGGCGCGGGCTCCGGCGCACCTACCAGGTGTCGCTGCTCTTCGCCGGCCTCAGCGTGATCGACACCATCTTCCTCGCCTGCCGCGGCGTGTCGCGCCGGCGCTTCTCCCTGCGGCGCCCCGGCCCGGACGAGCCGACGCGGGCCCAGGCCGAGCGCATCATGCACGCGGTCAAGCTCGACGAGAGCCGCGACGCGCTGGTCGGCGCGCTCAGCCACGGCCAGCAGCGCCAGCTCGAGGTGGCGCTCGCCCTCGCCGGGGCGCCGCGCTTCATCCTGTTCGACGAGCCGGCCGCCGGCCTGTCGCCGGCCGAGCGGCGCGACCTCGTGCAGATCCTGACGCAGCTGCCCGCCCATATCGGCTTCATCATCATCGAGCACGACCTCGACGTCGCTCTGCGCGTCGCCGAGCGGGTGACGATGATGCACGAAGGCCGCATCTTCCGCGAAGGCACGCCGGACGAGATCGAGAGCGATCCTGAAGTGCAGGCGATCTATCTCGGAGGCGGCCATGGCTGA
- a CDS encoding ABC transporter permease: MAETASRAMLRIRDLNVHYGESHAIQGIDLALPAGILAIVGRNGMGKTTLCNTVTGLKRATSGSIVLAGREIAGLEPHKIARLGVGYVPQGRRVWRSLSVDEHLRLAARGGRDAAWTVERIYSTFPRLAERRGNGGAQLSGGEQQMLAIARALLGNPRLMVMDEPTEGLAPVIVDQVSAMLAELAAEGAIAVLLIEQNIGVAATIAETVAIMVNGRIARTMPAAELAADRELQQRLLGVGRHAEEPAEPAPEPAESARDRLDAVYRVLRGGSEDAGAAGGFRTLAAMPNRWGLGEAEIGRGVRPASPPTAGPAKPPELPAFDRQGRTALVVGTFDTKGRELKFIRDALREAGIPTRMVDLSTSGKPSSADVPPQDVAASHPSGASAVFTGERGQAVEAMAAAFQAWIARQRDIGGVISAGGSGGTSLATAGMRRLPVGIPKVMISTVASGDVGRYVGASDILMLHSVADVQGLNSITERILANGAHALAGMIARAPKPAASGAAKPALGITMFGVTTPCVQALTASLEADYDCLVFHATGVGGRSMENLADSGLLAGAIDVTTTEVADMLVGGVFAATEDRFGAFIRRPIPYVGSVGALDMVNFGPRDTVPERFRGRNLVVHNPNVTLMRTTREENAEAGRWIAARLNAMRGPVRFLIPAGGVSGLDAPGKPFHDPQTDRALFEAIEAGVQQTGQRRVVRLPLHINDPAFAAALADAFREIAMPLRRRA; encoded by the coding sequence ATGGCTGAGACCGCGTCCCGGGCGATGCTGCGCATCCGCGACCTCAACGTCCATTACGGCGAATCCCACGCCATCCAGGGCATCGACCTCGCCCTGCCCGCCGGCATCCTGGCGATCGTCGGGCGCAACGGCATGGGCAAGACCACTCTGTGCAACACCGTCACCGGGCTGAAGCGCGCGACCTCCGGCTCGATCGTCCTCGCCGGGCGCGAGATCGCCGGGCTGGAGCCGCACAAGATCGCCCGGCTCGGCGTCGGCTATGTCCCGCAGGGCCGACGGGTCTGGCGCAGCCTCTCCGTCGACGAGCATCTGAGGCTCGCCGCCCGCGGCGGGCGGGACGCCGCCTGGACGGTGGAGCGCATCTATTCGACCTTCCCGCGCCTGGCCGAGCGGCGCGGCAATGGCGGGGCGCAGCTCTCGGGCGGCGAGCAGCAGATGCTGGCCATCGCCCGCGCCCTGCTCGGCAATCCGCGACTGATGGTGATGGACGAGCCGACGGAGGGCCTGGCGCCGGTCATCGTCGACCAGGTCTCCGCCATGCTGGCCGAGCTCGCCGCGGAGGGCGCCATCGCCGTGCTCCTGATCGAGCAGAACATCGGCGTCGCCGCCACGATCGCCGAGACGGTGGCGATCATGGTCAACGGCCGGATCGCGCGGACCATGCCGGCGGCCGAGCTCGCCGCCGATCGCGAGCTGCAGCAGCGCCTGCTCGGCGTCGGCCGCCATGCGGAGGAACCGGCCGAGCCCGCGCCGGAGCCGGCCGAGAGCGCCCGCGACCGCCTCGACGCGGTCTATCGCGTCCTGCGCGGCGGCAGCGAAGACGCGGGAGCGGCCGGGGGCTTTCGCACGCTCGCCGCCATGCCGAACCGCTGGGGCCTTGGCGAGGCCGAGATCGGACGCGGCGTGCGGCCGGCCTCGCCGCCGACGGCGGGGCCGGCCAAGCCACCCGAGCTGCCCGCCTTCGATCGCCAGGGGCGGACGGCGCTGGTGGTCGGCACCTTCGACACCAAGGGGCGGGAGCTGAAGTTCATCCGCGACGCGCTGCGCGAGGCGGGCATCCCGACCCGCATGGTCGACCTCTCCACCTCGGGCAAGCCCTCCAGCGCCGACGTGCCGCCGCAGGACGTCGCCGCCAGCCATCCAAGCGGAGCGAGCGCCGTGTTCACCGGCGAGCGCGGCCAGGCAGTCGAGGCCATGGCCGCCGCCTTCCAGGCCTGGATCGCCCGCCAGCGCGACATCGGCGGCGTGATCTCGGCCGGCGGCTCGGGCGGCACGTCCCTCGCCACCGCCGGCATGCGCCGCCTGCCGGTGGGCATACCGAAGGTCATGATCTCGACCGTCGCCTCCGGCGATGTCGGGCGCTATGTCGGCGCCTCCGACATCCTGATGCTGCATTCGGTCGCCGACGTGCAGGGCCTGAACTCGATCACCGAGCGCATCCTCGCCAACGGCGCCCATGCCCTCGCCGGCATGATCGCGCGGGCGCCGAAGCCGGCTGCATCAGGCGCGGCCAAGCCGGCGCTGGGCATCACCATGTTCGGGGTGACGACGCCCTGCGTGCAGGCGCTGACCGCCAGCCTGGAGGCCGACTACGACTGCCTCGTCTTCCACGCCACCGGCGTCGGCGGCCGCTCGATGGAGAACCTCGCCGATTCCGGCCTGCTGGCCGGGGCCATCGACGTCACCACCACCGAGGTGGCGGACATGCTGGTCGGCGGCGTGTTTGCGGCGACGGAGGACCGCTTCGGCGCCTTCATCCGCCGGCCGATCCCCTATGTCGGCTCCGTCGGCGCGCTCGACATGGTCAATTTCGGCCCGCGCGACACGGTGCCGGAGCGCTTCCGCGGCCGCAACCTGGTCGTCCACAACCCCAACGTCACGCTGATGCGCACGACGCGGGAGGAGAATGCCGAGGCCGGCCGCTGGATCGCCGCGCGCCTCAATGCCATGCGCGGCCCGGTGCGCTTCCTCATCCCGGCCGGCGGCGTCTCCGGCCTCGACGCGCCGGGCAAGCCGTTCCACGACCCGCAGACCGACCGGGCGCTGTTCGAGGCGATCGAGGCCGGCGTGCAGCAAACCGGCCAGCGCCGGGTGGTGCGCCTGCCGCTGCACATCAACGACCCCGCCTTCGCGGCGGCCCTCGCCGACGCCTTCCGCGAGATCGCCATGCCCCTGCGCCGGAGAGCCTGA
- a CDS encoding alpha/beta fold hydrolase: MSTVQVGRMAVEVTGEGFPVVMVHGLGGTSNGFQPQMPALEGYRVLRPDLPGAGRSPVPHEEISIEWLAAGLVAALRTLGVGRAHFVGHSMGTILCQRIAADEPGLVASLTLFGAIIEPPDGARTGLAARARTARAEGMDGIADQIVANTLSAATCGSQPTTVALVRELIMRQDPQGYARHCEALGKARAVDARLISAPTLLITGDADPVAPPGMAQMLADRIKGASLSLIDRCGHWAMLERPAECNEKMANFLKRVP; the protein is encoded by the coding sequence ATGAGCACGGTCCAGGTCGGGCGCATGGCGGTGGAGGTCACCGGCGAGGGGTTTCCGGTGGTGATGGTGCACGGCCTCGGCGGCACCTCCAACGGCTTCCAGCCGCAGATGCCGGCCCTGGAAGGCTATCGCGTGCTGCGGCCGGACCTGCCGGGCGCCGGCCGCTCGCCGGTGCCGCACGAGGAGATCTCCATCGAATGGCTCGCCGCCGGCCTCGTCGCGGCGCTGCGCACGCTCGGCGTGGGGCGCGCCCACTTCGTCGGCCATTCCATGGGCACGATCCTGTGCCAGCGCATCGCGGCGGACGAGCCGGGGCTGGTGGCCTCCCTCACGCTGTTCGGCGCCATCATCGAGCCCCCGGACGGGGCGCGGACCGGCCTCGCCGCCCGGGCGCGGACGGCGCGCGCCGAAGGCATGGACGGCATCGCCGACCAGATCGTCGCCAACACCCTCTCCGCCGCGACCTGCGGCAGCCAGCCGACCACCGTCGCCCTGGTGCGCGAATTGATCATGCGACAGGACCCGCAGGGCTATGCCCGCCACTGCGAGGCGCTCGGCAAGGCGCGGGCCGTCGACGCCCGGCTGATATCGGCCCCGACGCTGCTCATCACCGGCGATGCCGATCCGGTGGCCCCGCCCGGCATGGCGCAGATGCTGGCCGACCGGATCAAGGGCGCCAGCCTCTCCCTCATCGACCGCTGCGGCCACTGGGCCATGCTGGAGCGGCCGGCCGAGTGCAACGAAAAGATGGCCAACTTCCTGAAACGCGTCCCATAA
- a CDS encoding branched-chain amino acid ABC transporter permease, producing the protein MTHPLRIALPALAAALLLWLFLAAWPDWLVAAIGAKKIFANTIFNGVTLAGLYFLVASGFTLVFGLMRNVNLAHGSLYLFGAYVGYEVAERTGFWLLGVAAGFLAAAFAGVLMQVLVFRRMEGDDLRQTLVTIGISIVAADLMLAFWSGNTYQFTTPDWLNGAVTTPVVTAVKADGTAVLMKYPLYRLVVLGAAVLIGVALWLLLNRTRIGMMIRAGVDDRAMLAATGVNVHAVFAIVFAIGAGLAGFAGVVGGTALSIAPGEDVRYLLASLVVVIVGGMGSITGAAIGALLIGLAEQIGLAYFPTYAVVFTFVIMVAVLAIRPQGIMGRPA; encoded by the coding sequence ATGACCCACCCGCTCCGCATCGCCCTGCCCGCCCTCGCCGCGGCGCTGCTGCTCTGGCTGTTCCTGGCGGCCTGGCCGGACTGGCTGGTCGCCGCGATCGGCGCCAAGAAGATCTTCGCCAACACGATCTTCAATGGCGTGACGCTGGCCGGCCTCTATTTCCTGGTGGCGAGCGGCTTCACCCTGGTGTTCGGGCTGATGCGCAACGTCAACCTGGCGCATGGCTCCCTCTACCTCTTCGGCGCCTATGTCGGCTACGAGGTGGCCGAGCGCACCGGCTTCTGGCTGCTCGGCGTCGCCGCCGGCTTCCTGGCGGCGGCGTTCGCCGGCGTCCTGATGCAGGTGCTGGTGTTCCGGCGCATGGAGGGCGACGACCTGCGCCAGACCCTGGTGACGATCGGCATCTCCATCGTCGCCGCCGACCTGATGCTCGCCTTCTGGTCGGGCAACACCTACCAGTTCACCACGCCGGACTGGCTGAACGGGGCGGTGACCACGCCGGTCGTCACCGCCGTCAAGGCGGACGGCACGGCGGTGCTGATGAAGTACCCGCTCTACCGCCTGGTGGTGCTCGGCGCCGCCGTGCTGATCGGCGTGGCGCTCTGGCTGCTGCTCAACCGCACGCGCATCGGCATGATGATCCGGGCCGGGGTGGACGACCGCGCCATGCTGGCGGCAACCGGCGTCAACGTCCATGCGGTGTTCGCCATCGTCTTCGCCATCGGCGCCGGCCTCGCCGGCTTTGCCGGCGTGGTCGGCGGCACCGCCCTCTCGATCGCGCCGGGCGAGGACGTGCGCTATCTCCTCGCCTCGCTGGTGGTGGTGATCGTCGGCGGCATGGGCTCGATCACGGGCGCGGCGATCGGCGCCCTGCTGATCGGCCTCGCCGAGCAGATCGGCCTTGCCTATTTCCCGACCTATGCGGTGGTCTTCACCTTCGTGATCATGGTGGCGGTGCTGGCGATCCGGCCGCAGGGCATCATGGGGAGGCCGGCATGA
- a CDS encoding phosphoenolpyruvate hydrolase family protein, producing MPRFERSALLEKFQAMAARGEPIVGGGAGTGLSAKCEEAGGIDLIVIYNSGRYRMAGRGSLAGLLAYGNANAIVMEMAAEVLPVTRATPVLAGVNGTDPFCLMDRFLDELKAVGFSGVQNFPTVGLIDGTFRANLEETGMSYGLEVDMIAKAHARDLLTTPYVFSEDEAAAMAAAGADIIVCHLGLTTGGAIGAQTALKLQDCPALVDRWAEAALKVKRDALILVHGGPVSEPEDAAYILANARTCHGFYGASSMERLPTERALVEQTRRFKAVTRQR from the coding sequence ATGCCGCGTTTCGAACGATCCGCCCTCCTCGAGAAGTTCCAGGCCATGGCGGCGCGCGGCGAGCCGATCGTCGGCGGCGGCGCCGGCACCGGGCTCTCGGCCAAATGCGAGGAGGCCGGCGGCATCGACCTCATCGTCATCTACAATTCCGGGCGCTACCGCATGGCCGGCCGCGGCTCGCTCGCCGGCCTGCTCGCCTATGGCAACGCCAACGCCATCGTCATGGAGATGGCGGCGGAAGTCCTGCCGGTGACGCGGGCGACGCCGGTGCTCGCCGGGGTCAACGGCACCGACCCGTTCTGCCTGATGGACCGGTTCCTCGACGAGCTCAAGGCGGTCGGCTTCTCCGGCGTGCAGAACTTCCCGACGGTCGGCCTGATCGACGGCACCTTCCGCGCCAACCTGGAGGAGACCGGCATGTCCTACGGCCTGGAGGTCGACATGATCGCCAAGGCCCATGCCAGGGATCTCCTGACCACGCCCTATGTCTTCAGCGAGGATGAGGCGGCGGCGATGGCCGCGGCCGGCGCCGACATCATCGTCTGCCATCTTGGGCTGACCACCGGCGGCGCCATCGGGGCGCAGACCGCGCTGAAGCTGCAGGATTGCCCGGCGCTGGTCGACCGCTGGGCAGAGGCGGCGCTGAAGGTGAAGCGCGACGCCCTCATCCTCGTCCATGGCGGCCCGGTCTCCGAGCCCGAGGACGCGGCCTATATCCTGGCCAATGCCCGCACCTGCCACGGCTTCTACGGCGCCTCCTCGATGGAGCGCCTGCCGACGGAACGGGCGCTGGTGGAGCAGACGCGCCGCTTCAAGGCGGTGACGCGGCAACGGTGA
- a CDS encoding ABC transporter substrate-binding protein yields MRIDRRGLLAAALALGVLAPAAAAAEDTIKIGALATLEGPFTVLGQDGMRGLKLALQEANYTVAGKKIELVTGSSDASPDSAVKAARKLVEQDGVQILIGPLSGSEGIAVKDYAKTQPKVTFLNGSSAAQDTTLFDPAPNFFRFSTDGVQWMAGLGDYVYKVKGYKKVAVVAEDYSFPYSQVEGFMVPFCRLGGKVTQKSWVPIGNKDFSSVIAALPDDVDAIYVALGGADAVNFLSQYQQSGGSLPLIGGSITVDQTVLGSKGQQKKQIIGTPAAGPTADTWDDPRWKAFSDAYRKAFSDAFPSPSLFAHAYYVNTKAALLALDKVGGDLSDGGAKYREALSTLAFDTPTGPVKLDKNRNGIANIFVTEVVEGADGNLVNKVIKVAENVDQTLGVDEKEFLKIGPASRDNPDCK; encoded by the coding sequence ATGCGGATTGACAGACGCGGCCTTCTCGCCGCCGCCCTCGCGCTCGGCGTGCTGGCGCCGGCAGCAGCGGCGGCTGAGGACACCATCAAGATCGGCGCCCTGGCGACGCTGGAAGGGCCGTTCACCGTCCTCGGCCAGGACGGCATGCGCGGCCTGAAGCTGGCGCTGCAGGAGGCCAACTACACCGTCGCCGGCAAGAAGATCGAGCTCGTCACCGGCTCCTCCGACGCCTCGCCCGACAGCGCCGTCAAGGCGGCCCGCAAGCTGGTCGAGCAGGACGGGGTGCAGATCCTGATCGGGCCGCTCTCCGGCTCGGAGGGCATCGCGGTCAAGGACTATGCCAAGACCCAGCCGAAGGTCACTTTCCTCAACGGCTCCTCGGCGGCGCAGGACACGACTCTGTTCGACCCGGCCCCGAACTTCTTCCGCTTCTCCACCGACGGCGTGCAGTGGATGGCCGGGCTCGGCGACTATGTCTACAAGGTCAAGGGCTACAAGAAGGTCGCCGTGGTGGCGGAGGACTATTCCTTCCCCTACAGCCAGGTCGAAGGCTTCATGGTGCCGTTCTGCCGGCTCGGCGGCAAGGTGACCCAGAAGTCCTGGGTGCCGATCGGCAACAAGGACTTCTCGTCGGTGATCGCGGCGCTGCCCGACGACGTCGACGCCATCTATGTCGCGCTCGGCGGCGCCGACGCGGTCAACTTCCTCAGCCAGTACCAGCAGTCCGGCGGCAGCCTGCCGCTGATCGGCGGCTCGATCACCGTCGACCAGACCGTGCTCGGCTCCAAGGGCCAGCAGAAGAAGCAGATCATCGGCACGCCGGCCGCCGGGCCGACCGCCGACACCTGGGACGATCCGCGCTGGAAGGCGTTCAGCGACGCCTACAGGAAGGCCTTCTCCGATGCCTTCCCCTCCCCGTCCCTGTTCGCTCATGCCTACTACGTCAACACCAAGGCGGCGCTGCTGGCGCTCGACAAGGTCGGCGGCGATCTCTCCGACGGCGGCGCGAAATACCGCGAGGCGCTCTCCACCCTGGCCTTCGACACGCCGACCGGCCCGGTCAAGCTCGACAAGAACCGCAACGGCATCGCCAACATCTTCGTCACCGAAGTGGTCGAGGGCGCCGACGGCAACCTGGTGAACAAGGTCATCAAGGTGGCCGAGAACGTCGACCAGACGCTCGGGGTCGACGAGAAGGAGTTCCTGAAGATCGGCCCGGCGAGCCGCGACAACCCGGACTGCAAGTAG